In one Tissierellales bacterium genomic region, the following are encoded:
- a CDS encoding pseudouridine synthase: MNKKERLDKVISNMGFGSRKDIMKAVRDGRVMVNNKVVKNRAMKVDPYEDKIQFDNQIIEYRKYIYLMMNKPSGVVSSTYDPSDRTVLSLLEVQHLIFEPFPVGRLDKDTEGLLLLTNDGKLAHSLLSPNRKVPKTYYAEIRGVVEEKHIDKFKEGVILDDGYKTMPSELEIIESDTVSKIKLTIYEGKYHQVKRMFQSIGMKVIYLRRISMGDLKLDYNLHPGEYRELTKEELEELIKEKGE; encoded by the coding sequence GGAAGTAGAAAAGATATAATGAAGGCAGTTAGAGATGGAAGAGTTATGGTTAACAATAAAGTAGTTAAAAATAGAGCTATGAAAGTAGATCCTTATGAAGATAAAATTCAATTTGACAATCAAATAATAGAGTATAGAAAATATATTTACCTAATGATGAATAAACCTAGTGGTGTAGTTTCTTCTACATATGATCCAAGTGATAGGACTGTATTAAGTTTACTTGAAGTACAACATCTAATATTTGAACCTTTCCCAGTAGGCAGATTAGACAAAGATACAGAAGGGTTACTACTTTTAACTAATGATGGCAAACTAGCTCATTCTCTTTTATCACCTAATAGGAAAGTTCCAAAAACCTATTATGCAGAAATAAGGGGTGTAGTAGAAGAAAAGCATATTGATAAATTTAAAGAAGGAGTGATTTTGGATGATGGTTATAAGACTATGCCATCAGAGTTAGAAATAATAGAAAGTGATACTGTATCTAAAATAAAATTAACTATATATGAAGGGAAATACCACCAAGTTAAAAGGATGTTCCAATCTATTGGGATGAAAGTCATATATTTAAGAAGGATTTCTATGGGAGATTTAAAGCTTGATTATAATTTACACCCAGGAGAATATAGAGAGCTTACTAAGGAGGAGTTAGAAGAGCTTATTAAAGAAAAAGGGGAATAA